From the genome of Perca flavescens isolate YP-PL-M2 chromosome 12, PFLA_1.0, whole genome shotgun sequence, one region includes:
- the tal1 gene encoding T-cell acute lymphocytic leukemia protein 1 homolog gives MTHSQNGSTYTVTSTTRLERTQLTRASGDGIKMMEKRQPELRPGSPDLESGPGKREDSSIISRLNGCKEEEEPRREEGERERERGGSFKGVEETDDAPLQNSGNGTSISIIINGVAKETASHNALDLKREVPVIELSRRDAIKALEQRTESHLVPITELRRPPPLPLPPPQRDDARMVQLSPNAFPVPARAMLYNLAQPLAAINSLGGESEQYSMYPSNRVKRRPAPYEVELDEAGQPKIVRRIFTNSRERWRQQNVNGAFAELRKLIPTHPPDKKLSKNEILRLAMKYISFLSNLLDDQDGGRNVGSTTDGETGLLVGVGAHEGGPQGGPHQDTVVSLARDDLLETMSPGSSCGSLPDGDAEGSPESFMEDQDSPPAPRTLTASRGPPLHLAARDLRRNGRPRDGSSRR, from the exons ATGACCCACTCACAAAATGGCTCCACTTACACAGTAACATCAACAACACGGCTGGAACG GACGCAGCTGACTCGAGCGAGTGGTGACGGTATCAAAATGATGGAAAAACGGCAGCCGGAGCTTCGTCCAGGAAGTCCCGATTTAGAGTCCGGTCCTGGAAAGCGGGAGGACTCCTCCATCATCTCCAGACTGAATGGATgcaaggaggaagaggagccgaggagagaggagggggagagggagagggagaggggagggagctTCAAGGGGGTTGAGGAGACGGATGACGCTCCTCTGCAGAACTCAGGCAACGGGACCAgcatcagcatcatcatcaaCGGCGTTGCCAAGGAAACTGCCTCTCACAACGCCCTTGACCTGAAAAGGGAAGTGCCGGTGATCGAGCTCTCTAGGAGGGACGCTATAAAAGCGCTGGAGCAGAGGACTGAAAGCCATTTGGTGCCGATCACGGAACTTCGCAGACCTCCACCGCTGCCGCTGCCGCCGCCGCAACGAGACGACGCTCGAATGGTCCAACTGAGCCCAAACGCGTTTCCTGTCCCGGCCCGGGCGATGCTCTACAACCTGGCGCAGCCTCTCGCCGCCATCAACAG TCTCGGAGGGGAGTCGGAGCAGTACAGCATGTACCCCAGCAACAGGGTAAAGCGCCGCCCGGCGCCTTATGAGGTTGAACTCGACGAGG CTGGCCAGCCAAAGATTGTACGTCGCATCTTTACTAACAGTCGTGAACGTTGGCGGCAGCAGAACGTAAACGGGGCCTTTGCGGAGCTTCGCAAACTCATCCCCACTCACCCCCCAGACAAGAAGCTGAGCAAGAATGAGATCCTGCGGCTTGCTATGAAGTACATCAGCTTCCTCTCCAACCTCCTGGACGACCAGGACGGAGGGAGGAATGTTGGCAGCACAACTGATGGGGAAACAGGGCTGCTGGTCGGGGTCGGGGCCCACGAGGGGGGCCCTCAGGGTGGACCACATCAGGACACAGTAGTAAGCTTGGCCAGGGACGATCTTCTGGAGACAATGTCGCCAGGCTCCAGTTGTGGAAGCCTGCCTGATGGCGATGCCGAGGGCAGTCCTGAGAGCTTTATGGAGGACCAGGACTCGCCTCCAGCTCCAAGGACTCTAACAGCTTCACGGGGGCCCCCGCTGCATCTAGCTGCTAGAGATCTGAGGCGCAATGGCCGCCCCAGAGATGGCTCCAGTCGCCGATGA
- the si:ch211-13f8.1 gene encoding uncharacterized protein si:ch211-13f8.1, with translation MEEEKVVDKIQAKSSSPLPTGIPINWGLITGPVPEPVFPAPPLGTQLPPPQSSAVHALQTKVKSLTQRRTRGRDREKERERLETEVLVSSPTGQISSEVLLRQRPRGKGPVSLPALSWRSGAAKNLSSSDEEEEVEVQVSFQIHSPPAEARGEKVFEEGEEAEDERSERTEDQVSFLTGQLCGLGEGTSLESLLSDNSSSSKDDPSPPPPLPMLSSISSSTSSTTTRHWAPPKGFWRVARPETLLLNGVGPNNTPTTLPLKDHTQTEALAEPQRKSKPAEKGTRNDVGIVMDDSEASSEFKHSDSVECYLDRCEQKELDADLAKGLCSSDSWESMSSQSDVLSADEKLKVKQRAYAKLRERQQNCREEKEQSEAESDGYYGDTTCRVDCKVPGAHGGSDSSDSAILAQELEPYLRSLLVISDEHPLSPRHEQAKLLLERARLKARSNHIKGDRPCRRSHSDQRSTVKKQQVESTNSTPVQKAVQTKEDHAAQTVSGPLLVPNQGDTSPGDQGCRSRRYGCSPTRVRFEDESEKEAESRYLDRVRQRSRPGLPKSKSKESNTDSSSSGSERSRSHRSVSMPPSQKKEVAGVSGEPTTVIKEIIVLVKKCEACGSVVREPQPVSSPPEQKNTEPQQPEDPRVKASPRWVPHNKPEASTRPKAPLTVTFAGAFVLGENKESSTGWKSSGFGKLRRRSRKGESRLESGHGPYGPSWAQRRNSNPRNRLNLSRAVSFAPESPVALEPRLLEASDGLRESPPPLLPIKSALKSSTRNRSAAGQSTVQFQVTSNQGGEGGPQHSALLDSPEARRECVVAVAQGTPATSNPVPYIRPSTLRYSPPRLTTDLPAAEVWDATPDGAGLSDLGSGPECRPALRGLAMARAEDLRAELLRAEHLKAEAIWEENSDGSRKLDGRPKLFLRRFFSSIGLNSVGRLVKGGRSSSMEQLSIPAAPRVCSASPSPTRRPLHSIADHRMQRTPSLQTLHTVLPLAQLRKASSVQSLERRTERSTILGEVQIPYGLAPSPDSPQLEALSVEDIIASRIARPVGRVTHAFPDGTLLLELVRPPNGPFGFVISRGKGRPDTGVYVEKVGDGGGEGPYIGLLSIGDEILQVNGEAVAGLSLDHVTRLMTRESTASLRIVPARRNQR, from the exons ATGGAGGAAGAGAAGGTGGTTGATAAGATCCAAGCAAAATCCAGTTCCCCTTTACCTACTGGGATTCCCATTAATTGGGGACTCATCACTGGCCCTGTCCCTGAACCTGTGTTCCCAGCACCCCCTCTGGGCACCcaacttcctcctcctcagagTTCTGCTGTGCATGCACTACAGACCAAGGTGAAGTCACTCACACAGAGAAGGACAAGAGGGAGAGAtcgagagaaagaaagagaaaggttGGAAACAGAGGTCTTAGTGAGCAGTCCAACTGGGCAGATTTCATCTGAAGTCCTTCTCAGACAGAGGCCCAGAGGAAAGGGTCCGGTGTCTCTGCCTGCCCTCTCGTGGCGATCAGGCGCTGCAAAGAACTTGAGCAGtagtgatgaagaggaggaggtagaGGTGCAAGTCAGCTTCCAGATCCACAGCCCTCCAGCTGAAGCACGAGGAGAGAAGGTGTtcgaggagggagaggaagctGAGGACGAGAGGTCAGAGAGAACAGAGGACCAGGTCAGTTTTCTGACAGGCCAGCTTTGTGGGCTCGGGGAGGGCACCAGTCTGGAGAGTCTTCTGTCTGATAACTCAAGCAGCAGTAAGGATGAcccatcccctcctcctcctctacctaTGCTCTCTTCCATTTCTTCTTCCACGTCTTCCACGACAACCAGACACTGGGCACCACCCAAGGGCTTCTGGAGAGTGGCACGCCCTGAAACATTGCTTCTAAATGGGGTTGGTCCTAACAACACACCCACCACCTTACCTTTGAAGGACCATACTCAGACAGAAGCGCTGGCAGAGCCTCAAAGGAAGTCTAAACCAGCCGAAAAGGGCACCAGGAATGATGTGGGAATTGTGATGGATGATAGTGAAGCATCCTCGGAATTCAAACACTCGGACAGCGTGGAGTGCTACCTGGACAGGTGTGAGCAGAAGGAGTTAGATGCTGACCTAGCCAAAGGACTGTGCAGTTCAGACAGCTGGGAGAGCATGTCTTCACAAAGTGATGTACTCTCTGCTGATGAGAAATTGAAGGTGAAGCAGAGAGCTTATGCAAAGTTAAGGGAAagacaacaaaactgcagagaggagaaagagcagAGTGAGGCAGAAAGTGACGGCTATTATGGAGACACAACATGCAGAGTGGATTGTAAAG TCCCAGGTGCTCATGGGGGTTCAGACAGCTCAGACTCAGCCATTCTTGCTCAAGAACTTGAACCATATTTGAG GTCACTTCTTGTAATCAGTGATGAACATCCTCTGAGCCCAAGACATGAGCAAGCCAAGCTTCTTCTGGAGCGAGCACGACTCAAGGCTCGCTCCAATCACATTAAAGGCGATCGCCCCTGCAGGCGCTCCCATTCTGATCAGCGATCCACCGT aaaaaaacagcaagtTGAGTCTACCAATTCAACGCCAGTGCAGAAAGCTGTTCAAACCAAAGAAGATCACGCAGCTCAAACTGTATCTGGTCCCCTCCTCGTCCCCAACCAAGGAGACACTTCCCCCGGTGACCAAGGTTGTCGATCCAGACGGTATGGTTGTTCACCCACACGGGTGCGCTTCGAGGACGAATCGGAGAAAGAAGCAGAGTCTCGGTACTTGGATAGAGTGAGACAGCGTAGCAGGCCTGGCTTGCCCAAGTCCAAGAGTAAAGAAAGTAATACAGATTCTAGCAGTAGTGGTTCAGAGAGGAGCAGAAGCCATCGAAGTGTCTCCATGCCTCCTTCACAGAAGAAAGAAGTTGCGGGTGTCAGTGGTGAACCCACAACAGTGATTAAAGAGATAATAGTGCTGGTGAAGAAATGTGAGGCATGTGGCTCTGTAGTCAGGGAGCCTCAGCCTGTCTCATCACCGCCAGAGCAAAAAAACACTGAACCACAGCAGCCTGAGGACCCACGGGTGAAAGCGTCTCCTCGCTGGGTGCCTCATAACAAGCCAGAGGCAAGCACTCGTCCTAAAGCTCCTCTAACTGTCACTTTTGCTGGCGCTTTCGTGCTAGGGGAAAATAAAGAGAGCAGCACAGGGTGGAAATCATCAGGGTTTGGGAAACTTAGGAGAAGGAGCAGGAAAGGAGAAAGTCGGCTGGAGTCTGGCCATGGCCCTTACGGTCCGTCTTGGGCTCAGCGGCGTAACTCAAATCCCAGGAACAGGCTCAACTTGAGCAGAGCTGTGTCCTTTGCCCCAGAAAGCCCTGTCGCTCTGGAGCCCCGTTTGCTGGAGGCATCTGATGGATTGAGGGAATCACCTCCCCCATTGCTGCCTATAAAGTCAGCTCTGAAGTCAAGTACAAGAAACCGCTCTGCTGCAGGTCAGTCCACAGTACAGTTCCAGGTTACCTCAAATCAGGGAGGTGAGGGAGGACCCCAGCATTCTGCTCTGCTGGACTCTCCAGAGGCAAGAAGGGAGTGTGTGGTAGCTGTAGCCCAAGGGACCCCTGCAACAAGCAACCCAGTGCCCTATATCAGGCCCTCCACCTTGAGGTACTCCCCACCCCGGCTCACCACGGACCTACCAGCGGCTGAAGTCTGGGATGCCACTCCAGATGGCGCAG GTCTGAGTGATCTTGGTTCTGGTCCTGAGTGTCGTCCTGCTCTGCGTGGCCTGGCTATGGCGCGAGCTGAGGACCTCAGAGCGGAGCTGTTGAGAGCAGAACATCTGAAAGCTGAGGCCATATGGGAGGAAAACTCTGACGGGTCCAG AAAGCTGGATGGACGGCCAAAGCTCTTCCTGCGTCGCTTCTTTTCCTCCATTGGTCTGAACAGTGTGGGCAGACTGGTGAAAGGAGGCCGCTCCAGCAGCATGGAACAGCTCAGTATACCCGCTGCCCCCCGAGTCTGCTCTGCTTCCCCAAGCCCCACGCGTAGACCACTGCACAGCATCGCAGACCATCGCATGCAGAGGACACCCTCGCTGCAAACGCTGCACACG GTGCTGCCACTGGCCCAACTGCGCAAAGCCTCCTCTGTGCAGAGTTTAGAGAGAAGAACAGAACGCTCAACAATACTGGGAGAGGTGCAGATACCGTACGGCCTGGCGCCCAG CCCTGATAGCCCTCAGCTTGAGGCCCTGAGTGTTGAAGATATAATTGCCTCCAGAATTGCACGTCCCGTGGGCCGGGTCACCCATGCTTTCCCTGATGGGACCCTCCTCCTAGAGCTCGTCAGACCACCAAATGGTCCCTTTGGTTTTGTCATCTCAAGGGGCAAAGGTCGACCAGACACAG GTGTGTATGTAGAGAAAGTGGGTGACGGTGGTGGCGAAGGCCCCTACATAGGTCTCCTTAGCATCGGTGATGAAATTCTGCAGGTGAACGGGGAGGCAGTGGCTGGACTCAGTCTGGACCATGTGACGCGGCTCATGACCCGGGAAAGCACCGCTTCTCTCCGGATCGTACCGGCCCGACGTAACCAGCGCTGA